In Apilactobacillus bombintestini, one genomic interval encodes:
- a CDS encoding metal-dependent transcriptional regulator yields the protein MTPKKEDYLKIIFELGGTKDKVSNKRISISLDISPGSVTEMINKLVSENLVEHEPYTGVRLTAKGAKLAEGLVRKHRIWESFLVNELGYPLLDVDKEAEVLEHVTSSHLLNAMYDKLGRPRHCPHGGVIPDMSGHYKEDSHRLLNDAEDGETVVVDRFIDNHDLLTYLGDIQLDIGDKLKVIKHSPFEGPVTVQNLTDKQQSDISYKASHYVFIREA from the coding sequence ATGACACCCAAAAAAGAAGACTATTTAAAAATTATCTTTGAACTCGGTGGAACAAAAGACAAGGTTTCTAATAAGCGCATTTCCATAAGTTTAGATATTTCTCCTGGATCAGTTACTGAAATGATAAATAAATTGGTTAGCGAAAATTTAGTTGAACACGAACCATATACTGGTGTTCGATTAACCGCAAAGGGAGCTAAACTCGCTGAAGGTTTAGTTCGTAAGCATCGTATCTGGGAGAGCTTCTTAGTTAACGAACTAGGTTATCCACTCTTAGATGTTGATAAAGAAGCGGAAGTACTAGAACATGTAACTAGCAGTCATTTATTGAATGCTATGTACGATAAATTAGGAAGACCTAGACATTGCCCACATGGTGGGGTAATTCCTGATATGAGTGGACATTATAAAGAAGATAGTCATCGCTTATTGAATGATGCTGAAGATGGTGAAACCGTTGTAGTGGACCGTTTCATTGATAATCATGATTTATTAACCTACTTAGGTGATATCCAATTAGATATTGGTGATAAGCTAAAAGTAATTAAGCATTCACCATTTGAAGGACCGGTAACGGTACAAAACTTAACAGATAAACAACAAAGCGATATTAGTTATAAAGCTTCACATTACGTATTTATTCGTGAAGCTTAA
- a CDS encoding threonine/serine exporter family protein, with protein sequence MNERKLSKLVVETCLLAGKIMIENGSEMVRVTDTIDRICKNAGAKEARAYVTLTGIIMSASPDTGAQVMSIDKRSFDLEKVSRVNDYSRQFAAKKITLGQFYHLLKCIDQHVTFFPFWLQLLGAFIVSSTLEIVFRNNYYDFWAAGVIGVIGWLIYSVTDRYTNIRFLNEFISAICIGFVSIFLIRIHVAISADDLIVGGLMPLVPGVPITNAVRDVLSGNLVSGPSRGIEAVMSACALGLGVAMAIKILG encoded by the coding sequence TTGAATGAACGTAAATTAAGTAAACTGGTAGTAGAAACATGCCTATTAGCCGGTAAGATAATGATTGAAAACGGATCAGAAATGGTACGAGTAACGGATACTATTGATAGAATCTGTAAAAATGCGGGGGCAAAGGAAGCTCGTGCATACGTAACTTTAACCGGTATTATAATGTCTGCCAGTCCTGATACTGGAGCGCAGGTAATGTCGATTGATAAAAGAAGTTTCGATTTAGAAAAAGTATCTCGAGTAAACGATTATTCTCGCCAATTTGCTGCTAAAAAAATTACGTTAGGTCAGTTTTATCATTTACTAAAATGTATTGATCAACATGTGACTTTCTTTCCTTTTTGGTTACAACTACTGGGTGCCTTTATCGTAAGTTCAACGCTAGAAATAGTGTTTAGAAATAATTACTATGATTTCTGGGCAGCCGGAGTTATCGGAGTGATTGGTTGGTTAATTTATTCGGTAACTGATCGATACACTAATATTAGATTCTTGAATGAATTTATATCAGCCATTTGCATTGGCTTCGTTTCTATCTTTTTGATTAGAATTCATGTGGCCATCAGTGCGGATGATTTAATAGTGGGTGGTTTAATGCCACTAGTTCCTGGAGTGCCTATTACTAATGCGGTGCGTGATGTGTTATCGGGTAATTTAGTTTCAGGACCTTCTAGAGGAATTGAAGCTGTCATGAGCGCCTGTGCCTTAGGATTAGGTGTTGCCATGGCTATTAAAATTTTGGGGTGA
- a CDS encoding threonine/serine exporter family protein — MSLIINIVCVYAATIGFGLLINLPRRALNVAGLVSLSGWLVYYVVDVHLSSYLFADILGTFTVGILSIFASRFKKMPVIIFNIPALVPLVPGGQAYQVMKCLATGNSALAKSNLVQVIFIAGGIATGFLFAEFLNQLYNRFKYYVIQKKH, encoded by the coding sequence ATGAGCTTAATCATTAATATAGTATGTGTATACGCAGCTACCATCGGTTTTGGTCTATTAATTAACTTACCTCGTCGTGCGTTGAATGTGGCTGGACTAGTTAGTTTAAGCGGATGGTTAGTTTATTATGTAGTAGACGTTCACTTGAGTAGCTATTTATTTGCGGATATTTTGGGAACTTTTACGGTAGGAATTTTAAGTATATTTGCATCTCGTTTTAAAAAGATGCCGGTTATTATTTTTAATATTCCTGCTTTAGTTCCATTAGTTCCAGGAGGCCAAGCTTATCAAGTAATGAAGTGTTTAGCTACTGGAAATTCAGCACTAGCTAAATCTAATTTGGTACAAGTTATATTTATTGCTGGTGGAATTGCCACTGGATTCTTATTCGCTGAATTCTTAAATCAGTTATATAATCGATTCAAATATTATGTAATACAAAAAAAGCACTGA
- a CDS encoding DUF1634 domain-containing protein, translated as MNNNQPTTAEEMNRIELVIGKILRVGVIISAAIMIIGLALFLITGNSGYAGNYHPSSFKEIFSGIAHFKPYAIMMLGIFCLILTPVLRVVVSIYSFYKEHDMLYVGITTFVLIVLIISFFFG; from the coding sequence ATGAATAACAATCAACCTACCACTGCAGAAGAAATGAACCGTATTGAATTAGTAATTGGAAAAATTCTTCGTGTAGGAGTTATTATCTCAGCAGCCATCATGATTATCGGTTTAGCATTATTTCTAATCACCGGTAATTCTGGTTACGCAGGTAATTATCATCCTTCATCTTTTAAAGAAATTTTCTCCGGAATCGCTCACTTCAAGCCTTATGCCATTATGATGTTAGGAATCTTTTGTTTAATCCTAACTCCAGTATTACGAGTAGTCGTTTCCATTTATTCCTTTTATAAAGAACACGATATGTTATATGTCGGTATTACTACCTTCGTATTAATCGTTCTAATCATCAGTTTCTTCTTCGGATAA
- a CDS encoding sulfite exporter TauE/SafE family protein yields the protein MIETVLLMIFIGIFAGIAGAILGLGGGIIVTPILTLLCHLDIKYAIGASIVVVIATSSGSTIAYLKDEVLNLRVAMFLEIATTIGALSGALLTGILEPKYLYILFGLLILFSAFNMVKKLMNKNKSNLSTKDDKLAKKLRLNSSYYDKAEHKQVDYRVENIPGGLSVMFGAGLASGLLGIGSGAFKVIAMDTFMKMPLKPSSATSNLMMGVTAAASATVYFFNGSILPYIAVPLALGILLGATLGSRIMQVLPARWIRVCFVPVMFYIGISMLYKGF from the coding sequence ATGATTGAAACTGTACTTTTAATGATTTTTATTGGTATCTTTGCTGGAATAGCAGGTGCCATATTAGGTCTAGGTGGAGGAATTATTGTAACCCCTATCTTAACTTTGCTATGTCACTTAGACATTAAGTATGCGATTGGAGCTAGTATCGTGGTAGTTATTGCTACTAGTTCAGGTTCTACTATTGCTTATTTAAAAGATGAAGTTCTAAACCTACGTGTAGCTATGTTTTTAGAAATTGCTACTACTATTGGTGCTTTATCAGGTGCTTTATTGACTGGTATCTTAGAACCTAAGTATCTTTACATACTATTTGGATTGTTAATTTTATTCTCTGCTTTTAACATGGTTAAAAAGTTAATGAATAAAAACAAATCTAATTTAAGCACTAAAGATGATAAATTAGCCAAGAAACTTCGACTAAATTCTAGTTACTACGACAAAGCTGAACATAAACAAGTCGATTACAGGGTAGAAAACATCCCCGGCGGTTTATCAGTTATGTTCGGTGCTGGATTAGCTTCCGGCCTATTAGGTATTGGTTCCGGTGCATTCAAAGTTATTGCCATGGATACCTTTATGAAAATGCCACTAAAGCCTTCCAGTGCAACTAGTAATTTAATGATGGGAGTTACTGCTGCAGCTTCTGCTACTGTTTACTTCTTTAACGGATCTATATTACCTTACATTGCGGTTCCTCTAGCACTAGGTATTTTACTAGGTGCTACTTTAGGTTCACGTATCATGCAAGTACTTCCTGCAAGATGGATTCGTGTTTGCTTTGTTCCTGTTATGTTCTACATCGGAATAAGTATGCTATACAAAGGATTTTAG
- a CDS encoding phosphatase PAP2 family protein: MIIDKDHARGFRILGGAILSLFVTISVMADSGYLKFLDSIIIGEVQKSQGGFKEGLMHLCTTLASPKMDIFWILLMAFFLWGFKHKLAALWAIFTIVGGDVVAFIIKNVVRRDRPFLHSASDTGFSFPSGHVFGIFIVICVIWIIVVPLIKSNKRRLTVQILTVIFLLLVMISRVFLNAHYPTDTIGAVLIAYTWVQVSEIFYVKYAKRLKANWRPVRHSYL; encoded by the coding sequence ATGATAATCGACAAAGATCATGCCCGCGGATTTAGAATATTGGGTGGAGCTATTCTATCCTTATTCGTTACTATATCTGTAATGGCAGATTCTGGATATTTGAAATTTTTAGATTCCATTATTATCGGAGAAGTACAAAAATCACAAGGTGGTTTTAAAGAAGGCCTAATGCATTTATGCACTACTTTAGCTAGTCCTAAAATGGATATCTTTTGGATTTTACTAATGGCTTTCTTCCTATGGGGATTTAAACATAAGTTAGCTGCTTTATGGGCTATTTTCACTATCGTAGGTGGAGATGTAGTTGCGTTTATTATAAAGAACGTAGTTAGAAGAGATCGTCCATTCTTACATAGTGCTTCCGACACTGGTTTCAGTTTTCCAAGTGGACACGTATTCGGAATTTTCATTGTAATCTGTGTTATTTGGATTATTGTGGTTCCATTGATTAAGAGCAATAAGAGAAGATTAACCGTACAAATCTTAACTGTTATTTTCTTATTACTAGTTATGATTTCACGTGTATTCTTAAATGCTCACTACCCAACTGATACTATTGGTGCTGTATTAATCGCATACACTTGGGTACAAGTATCCGAAATCTTCTACGTTAAATACGCTAAAAGATTAAAAGCAAACTGGCGTCCGGTACGTCATTCATATCTATAA